A region from the Geobacter benzoatilyticus genome encodes:
- a CDS encoding universal stress protein, protein MGTFSTIVFPTDFSENSEYAFDQALTLARQFNARLVIVHVINEPVDLRGFYVPHVSFEKLEEEIAEAAEKMMEKFCRTKLKDYANFTSCIVSGIPYDEVLKKAEEENASLIVMGTHGRRGIDHFLFGSTAERVVRNAKCPVMTVRPPES, encoded by the coding sequence ATGGGAACTTTTTCCACCATTGTCTTTCCAACCGATTTTTCCGAGAATTCGGAGTATGCCTTTGACCAGGCCCTGACCCTGGCCCGTCAGTTCAATGCGCGCCTGGTCATAGTGCATGTGATCAACGAGCCGGTTGATCTGCGCGGCTTTTATGTCCCCCATGTTTCATTCGAGAAGCTCGAAGAAGAAATTGCCGAGGCTGCCGAGAAGATGATGGAAAAATTCTGCCGGACCAAGCTCAAGGACTACGCCAATTTCACGAGCTGCATAGTGTCGGGGATTCCCTATGACGAGGTGCTCAAAAAGGCGGAAGAGGAGAATGCTTCCCTCATTGTGATGGGAACCCACGGCCGCCGGGGCATTGATCATTTTCTTTTCGGCAGCACGGCGGAGCGGGTGGTGCGCAATGCCAAATGCCCGGTCATGACGGTCCGTCCTCCGGAATCCTGA
- a CDS encoding hybrid sensor histidine kinase/response regulator, which yields MTMVTSDSKGSVLIIDDEKVILDLTSIVLVNRGYTVFTASDAMMGMKELEEHHPQLVLLDYMMPVMDGLTALKEIRQRFPDTYVIMFTGKGNEEIAVELMKAGASDYILKPFNNQDLVERIESVLRIRKVELRNRELMEERERLLSEIAEWNRQLEERVMEKSEALQRAQAEIVQSEKLASLGYLSAGMAHEIRNPLNSINLFAQLLKSGCDDHEKLDFIDKILKEVERVDEIMRKLLDASKRPRFQLSEVRLDRVIDATLEVFRPQTELYSINVVKDFRHIPPSFQADQSEIEQIFTNLFLNAIHEMQQGGTLTVLLDHDDQAVTLRISDTGKGMPPENVQKIFDPFFTTKSSGSGLGLAVVLRIVKTYHGKIAVAKSDETGTTFVIELPLLPS from the coding sequence ATGACTATGGTAACAAGCGATAGCAAGGGTTCTGTACTCATCATAGATGATGAGAAGGTAATCCTTGATCTCACCTCCATTGTTCTCGTAAACCGCGGCTACACGGTATTCACCGCATCAGACGCCATGATGGGCATGAAGGAGCTCGAGGAGCACCATCCCCAGTTGGTTCTCCTTGACTACATGATGCCGGTCATGGACGGCTTGACGGCCCTCAAGGAAATCCGGCAGCGGTTCCCCGACACCTACGTCATCATGTTCACCGGCAAGGGAAACGAGGAGATTGCCGTTGAACTGATGAAGGCCGGGGCCTCCGATTACATTCTCAAGCCGTTCAATAATCAGGACCTGGTGGAGAGGATCGAGAGCGTCCTGAGAATCAGGAAGGTCGAGCTCCGAAACCGGGAGCTGATGGAGGAGCGGGAGCGGCTGCTGTCCGAAATTGCCGAATGGAACCGTCAGCTGGAGGAGCGGGTCATGGAGAAGAGCGAAGCTCTTCAACGGGCCCAGGCGGAGATAGTTCAATCGGAGAAGCTCGCCTCTTTGGGGTATCTGTCGGCAGGAATGGCCCACGAAATCAGAAATCCCCTCAATTCCATCAATCTCTTCGCGCAACTACTCAAAAGCGGTTGTGACGACCATGAAAAACTCGATTTTATCGATAAGATTCTCAAGGAAGTGGAGCGGGTCGATGAAATAATGCGCAAGCTTCTCGATGCTTCGAAACGCCCCCGGTTCCAGTTGAGCGAGGTGCGGCTCGACCGGGTAATCGACGCGACCCTTGAGGTGTTCAGGCCCCAGACCGAGCTCTATTCGATAAATGTGGTGAAAGACTTCCGGCATATCCCCCCCTCCTTTCAGGCGGATCAATCCGAGATCGAACAAATCTTCACCAATCTCTTTCTGAACGCAATCCACGAGATGCAGCAGGGGGGCACGCTCACCGTTTTGCTCGATCATGACGACCAGGCGGTTACCCTCCGGATTTCCGATACCGGCAAGGGGATGCCGCCTGAGAACGTGCAGAAGATCTTCGATCCCTTCTTCACCACCAAATCCAGCGGCAGCGGCCTCGGCCTTGCGGTGGTGCTTCGCATCGTCAAAACCTATCACGGGAAGATTGCCGTGGCGAAGAGCGACGAGACCGGCACCACCTTTGTCATAGAGCTGCCACTGCTCCCTTCCTGA
- a CDS encoding NAD(P)/FAD-dependent oxidoreductase yields the protein MPILIRNIVLAPGEGDEVLRVRLAERFGVPDRDIRSVRLVRKSIDARRKGRVIVVCTVECRVADEAAFLARHGQDPDVKVLVKEIQPPLPRLTPRGRIVIVGMGPAGLFAALRLVEYGLAPTILERGRPVEERTRDVQAFWSLGELDTESNVQFGEGGAGTFSDGKLTTRVNDQRIGYVLEKLVAFGAPQEILYQAKPHVGTDQLRRVVAGIRQGLLAAGCDIRFRSQMTDIVSREGRVGAVVVNGTEELAVEELILAPGHSARDTYEMLASRGVHLLAKPFAMGVRVEHPQELINGIQYGRGHHPALPPSDYALAYNNRKTGRSAYSFCMCPGGVVVAGSSEEGGVVTNGMSAHLRNSPFANSALVVTVGPDDFGSALPLAGVEFQRRWERRAFEAGGGGYRAPAQNLLSFLGMKGGKGVSSSYRPGVAEADLTMALPAAVTETLREGLRDFDRKMRGFVTAEATLTGVETRTSAPVRIVRGEDCQSVSLPGLYPTGEGAGYAGGIMSAALDGIRVADIIAGKIAAETRSAI from the coding sequence ATGCCGATTCTGATACGAAACATTGTCCTTGCTCCCGGAGAAGGGGACGAGGTGCTCCGGGTGCGTCTTGCCGAGCGTTTTGGGGTTCCGGACCGCGATATCCGCTCGGTGCGCCTTGTTCGCAAGAGCATTGACGCGCGCCGGAAGGGCCGAGTAATCGTTGTCTGCACCGTCGAATGCCGGGTGGCCGACGAGGCGGCCTTTCTCGCAAGGCACGGCCAGGACCCGGACGTAAAGGTCCTGGTGAAAGAGATTCAACCGCCCCTGCCGCGCTTAACCCCAAGGGGGCGGATCGTAATCGTCGGCATGGGGCCGGCGGGGCTCTTCGCTGCCCTGAGGCTCGTGGAATACGGCCTTGCTCCCACCATACTGGAGCGCGGGCGGCCGGTGGAGGAGCGGACGCGTGACGTGCAGGCCTTCTGGAGTCTGGGTGAACTGGATACGGAGAGCAATGTCCAGTTTGGCGAGGGGGGGGCAGGTACATTCTCCGACGGCAAGCTCACCACCAGGGTGAACGATCAGCGGATCGGCTATGTACTCGAAAAGCTCGTTGCCTTCGGCGCTCCGCAGGAGATCCTGTACCAGGCCAAACCCCATGTGGGGACCGACCAGTTGCGGCGGGTTGTAGCCGGTATCCGGCAGGGGCTGCTGGCTGCCGGCTGTGACATCCGCTTCCGGAGCCAGATGACCGACATCGTTTCCCGGGAGGGTCGGGTTGGCGCGGTCGTAGTGAACGGCACCGAGGAGCTGGCGGTTGAAGAACTCATCCTTGCCCCCGGCCACAGTGCCCGCGATACTTACGAAATGCTCGCCAGCCGTGGCGTTCACCTGTTGGCGAAGCCCTTCGCCATGGGAGTGCGGGTGGAGCATCCCCAGGAGCTCATCAACGGGATCCAGTACGGCAGGGGGCATCACCCGGCCCTGCCGCCGTCCGATTATGCCCTGGCTTACAACAACCGCAAAACCGGCCGCTCGGCCTACTCCTTCTGCATGTGCCCCGGCGGCGTGGTGGTGGCGGGGAGCTCCGAAGAGGGGGGCGTAGTCACTAACGGCATGAGCGCCCATCTGCGCAACTCTCCCTTTGCCAACAGTGCTCTGGTGGTTACCGTTGGTCCCGATGACTTTGGCTCCGCCCTGCCTCTGGCGGGGGTAGAGTTCCAGCGGCGCTGGGAGCGCCGTGCCTTTGAAGCCGGCGGCGGGGGGTATCGGGCCCCGGCCCAGAATCTCCTTTCCTTCCTTGGCATGAAGGGTGGAAAGGGGGTATCCTCTTCCTACAGGCCCGGAGTCGCTGAAGCCGATCTCACCATGGCGCTTCCAGCTGCCGTGACCGAGACCCTGCGGGAGGGGCTCCGGGACTTCGACCGCAAGATGCGGGGGTTCGTCACCGCCGAGGCCACCCTCACCGGCGTGGAGACCCGGACTTCGGCGCCGGTGCGGATCGTTCGGGGAGAGGATTGCCAGTCGGTTAGCCTGCCCGGTCTCTACCCCACGGGGGAAGGGGCCGGTTACGCGGGGGGAATCATGAGCGCCGCCCTGGACGGTATCCGGGTGGCCGACATAATTGCAGGGAAGATAGCCGCCGAGACAAGGAGCGCGATTTGA
- a CDS encoding 3'-5' exoribonuclease YhaM family protein yields the protein MNKVYVSSIKDRDQLESVFLVKDKIMAMAKNGKPYMTLKLMDKTGEIEGRVWDNVDELSAIFERDDFIAIRCKASVYLGKMQLVISELVRVPDERVQLADFLPESDRSVAEMEQELAALLASFTDPHLKALMDAFFGDAELMALYRIAPAAKGMHHVYLGGLLEHSLAVARLVDVIIPLYGGLNRDLLVAGALLHDVGKVREMTYQRSFDYTDEGKLLGHITIGVEMVQERIAAIPGFPAELGMLLKHMLLSHHGQYEYGSPKRPKTVEATILNYLDDLDSKINGIRTHLRKETESQSRWSSYHRLYDRYFFKENCCSGEEYDEAAEAQAEGATLGLPVQQPAPPEPPAAPAPQPRQEESQKKKGFHNNPFEQLQGKNLDLFNQ from the coding sequence TTGAACAAGGTTTACGTGAGCAGCATCAAGGACCGGGACCAGCTGGAATCGGTCTTTCTCGTTAAAGACAAGATCATGGCCATGGCCAAAAACGGCAAGCCGTACATGACGCTGAAGCTCATGGACAAAACCGGCGAGATCGAAGGGCGGGTCTGGGACAATGTGGATGAGCTCTCCGCCATCTTCGAGCGGGACGATTTCATCGCCATCCGCTGCAAGGCCAGCGTCTACCTGGGGAAGATGCAGCTCGTCATCTCCGAGCTGGTGCGGGTCCCCGACGAACGGGTGCAGCTGGCCGATTTCCTTCCCGAGTCGGACCGCTCCGTGGCCGAGATGGAACAGGAACTTGCCGCGCTCCTGGCGAGCTTCACCGATCCCCACCTGAAGGCCCTCATGGACGCCTTTTTCGGCGACGCCGAACTCATGGCCCTCTACCGGATAGCACCGGCCGCCAAGGGTATGCACCACGTCTACCTGGGGGGGCTGCTGGAGCACTCCCTGGCGGTGGCGCGGCTGGTTGATGTCATCATCCCCCTCTACGGGGGGCTAAACCGTGACCTCCTGGTGGCGGGGGCGCTGCTGCACGACGTGGGGAAGGTGCGGGAGATGACCTATCAGCGCTCCTTCGATTACACCGACGAGGGGAAGCTTCTGGGGCATATCACCATCGGCGTGGAGATGGTGCAGGAGCGGATTGCCGCCATTCCGGGCTTTCCGGCGGAGCTGGGGATGCTTCTCAAGCACATGCTTCTGTCCCATCACGGCCAGTATGAGTATGGCTCTCCCAAGCGGCCAAAGACCGTGGAGGCCACGATCCTTAACTACCTGGACGACCTGGATTCCAAGATCAACGGCATCAGGACCCACCTCCGGAAAGAGACGGAAAGCCAGAGCCGCTGGAGTTCTTACCACCGGCTTTACGATCGCTATTTCTTCAAGGAAAACTGCTGCTCCGGGGAAGAATACGACGAGGCGGCAGAAGCGCAAGCAGAAGGAGCCACCCTCGGGTTGCCGGTTCAGCAGCCCGCACCGCCGGAACCGCCGGCAGCACCGGCGCCGCAGCCTCGGCAGGAGGAGTCTCAGAAGAAAAAAGGGTTCCACAACAACCCATTTGAGCAGCTCCAGGGGAAGAATCTCGATCTGTTCAACCAGTAG
- a CDS encoding MBL fold metallo-hydrolase has product MIFEIVVVGPLGVNCFILGCEETREGVVVDPGADAGRVIDRVRALGLSVRTVINTHGHFDHVGGNKEVLEATGARLMIHRDDTYFLSRAAEVAANYGLTTENSPPPDELLEDGMTVTFGKCSMKVLHTPGHTPGGCCLLLEGEGKVITGDTLFAESVGRTDFPGSSHEALISSIHSKLLPLPDETQVYPGHGESSTIGRERRYNPYLNG; this is encoded by the coding sequence ATGATCTTCGAAATTGTTGTCGTCGGCCCCCTGGGGGTCAACTGCTTCATCCTCGGCTGCGAGGAGACCAGGGAAGGAGTCGTGGTGGACCCCGGCGCCGATGCGGGCCGGGTTATCGACCGGGTTCGCGCCCTGGGCCTCTCTGTCCGCACGGTCATCAACACCCATGGCCATTTCGATCACGTGGGGGGTAACAAGGAAGTTCTGGAGGCCACCGGCGCCCGGCTCATGATCCACCGGGACGACACCTACTTCCTCTCCCGGGCAGCCGAAGTTGCTGCCAACTACGGGCTCACCACCGAGAACTCCCCTCCGCCGGACGAGCTTCTGGAGGATGGGATGACGGTCACCTTCGGAAAGTGCTCCATGAAGGTGCTCCATACGCCGGGTCACACCCCTGGTGGATGTTGTCTCCTTCTGGAAGGGGAGGGTAAGGTCATCACCGGCGACACCCTCTTTGCCGAATCGGTGGGACGGACCGATTTTCCCGGTTCCTCCCACGAGGCCCTCATAAGCTCCATCCACTCGAAACTTCTTCCGCTTCCCGATGAAACCCAGGTTTATCCTGGCCATGGCGAGTCAAGCACCATCGGGCGCGAGAGGCGGTACAACCCGTATTTGAACGGGTAG
- the coaBC gene encoding bifunctional phosphopantothenoylcysteine decarboxylase/phosphopantothenate--cysteine ligase CoaBC encodes MLNGKQIVLGVTGGIAVYKAVELVRLLTKAGADVHVIMTRSATEFVGPLTFQTLTSNPVHTEIFNLIAEREIGHIALADRADLFIIAPATANVIGKIANGIADDMLTTTVMATRAPVLIAPAMNVNMCTNPIYRENEEKLRRHGYRFVSPVKGMLACGWEGEGKLQDPAIIMEEAARALARQDLAGERILVTAGPTLEEIDPVRFVSNHSSGKMGYAIARAARRRGAEVVLVAGPTCLDDPWGIETVHVCSAAEMRDAVMARVAASTVIVKAAAVADYRPKSRSAGKIKKSADALVLELEKNPDILSELGGVKGDRVLVGFAAETCELVENARKKLAGKNLDMVVANDIGQPGAGFHVDTNIAKLLYRDGRVEELSLMGKDEMAAIILDRAAELRKLGMRGEE; translated from the coding sequence ATGCTCAACGGCAAACAGATCGTCCTCGGAGTGACCGGCGGAATCGCCGTCTACAAGGCGGTGGAGCTCGTGCGGCTTCTGACCAAGGCGGGGGCCGACGTCCACGTTATCATGACCCGCTCGGCCACGGAGTTCGTGGGGCCCCTCACGTTCCAGACCCTCACCTCGAACCCGGTCCACACGGAGATTTTCAACCTGATCGCCGAGCGGGAGATCGGCCACATCGCCCTGGCCGACCGGGCTGACCTCTTCATCATAGCTCCGGCCACGGCTAACGTCATCGGCAAGATTGCAAACGGCATTGCCGACGACATGCTCACCACTACCGTCATGGCCACCAGGGCGCCGGTTCTCATCGCCCCGGCCATGAACGTGAACATGTGCACCAATCCCATCTACCGGGAGAACGAGGAGAAGCTCCGGCGTCACGGCTACCGCTTCGTTTCGCCCGTCAAAGGGATGCTCGCCTGCGGCTGGGAAGGGGAGGGGAAGCTCCAGGATCCGGCAATCATCATGGAGGAGGCGGCCCGGGCCCTCGCCCGGCAGGATCTGGCCGGAGAGCGGATTCTCGTGACTGCCGGTCCGACCCTTGAGGAGATCGACCCGGTCCGCTTTGTCAGCAACCACTCGTCGGGGAAGATGGGGTACGCCATTGCCAGGGCAGCCCGGCGCCGTGGAGCCGAGGTGGTTCTCGTGGCCGGCCCGACTTGTCTCGATGATCCGTGGGGGATCGAGACGGTCCATGTCTGCTCCGCCGCCGAGATGCGCGATGCGGTCATGGCGCGTGTAGCCGCGAGCACTGTCATCGTCAAGGCCGCCGCCGTGGCCGACTATCGCCCCAAAAGCCGGTCAGCGGGTAAAATAAAGAAGTCGGCGGATGCCCTGGTGCTGGAGTTGGAGAAGAACCCCGACATCCTGTCCGAGTTGGGCGGGGTTAAGGGAGATCGGGTCCTGGTGGGATTTGCGGCCGAAACCTGCGAGCTGGTGGAGAATGCCCGCAAAAAGCTTGCCGGCAAGAACCTGGACATGGTGGTGGCCAACGACATCGGCCAGCCGGGGGCCGGCTTCCATGTGGACACCAATATCGCCAAGCTTCTTTATCGGGACGGCCGGGTGGAGGAACTCTCCCTCATGGGGAAGGACGAAATGGCGGCAATCATTCTCGACCGTGCGGCTGAATTGAGAAAATTGGGAATGAGGGGCGAAGAGTAG
- a CDS encoding zinc dependent phospholipase C family protein, translating to MSILPVFLLILLLIPQSAFAWGAGVHLQLGTAVINNLQAVSPAVAAVVGAFPHDFLYGCIAADITLGKKFTHYLQHCHRWRIGMKVLEYAWNPPQKACAYGYLSHLAADTVAHNYYVPHKIMESFSTLTLKHAYWEMRLETFVDQEIWETGKKVATENYKANDALLRNVLSDTIFSFGTNKRIFNSILLVSRLEKWQQVLKTLSDTSRYTLEEDDRSEYLDLAGEAVFDFLNRLEESRYFQADPTGERALATAEAVRKNLRLLYNTGKIAKDDAVAQVDTMKYRLREAIWEPEKLLQIMSRG from the coding sequence ATGTCAATCCTGCCGGTGTTCCTACTGATACTGCTTCTGATACCTCAAAGCGCCTTTGCCTGGGGTGCCGGCGTCCACCTCCAGCTCGGCACCGCCGTCATCAACAATCTCCAGGCCGTGAGCCCGGCAGTGGCGGCAGTGGTGGGGGCATTTCCCCACGATTTCCTCTACGGCTGCATAGCGGCGGACATCACCCTGGGCAAGAAGTTCACCCACTACCTCCAGCACTGCCACCGCTGGCGGATAGGAATGAAGGTTCTGGAGTACGCCTGGAACCCTCCCCAGAAGGCCTGCGCCTACGGCTACCTGTCTCACCTGGCCGCCGACACCGTGGCCCACAACTACTACGTTCCCCACAAGATAATGGAGAGCTTCTCCACGCTGACCCTGAAGCACGCTTACTGGGAGATGCGACTGGAAACCTTTGTGGATCAGGAGATATGGGAAACGGGCAAAAAGGTGGCCACGGAGAACTACAAGGCCAACGACGCCCTGCTGCGGAACGTGCTCTCGGACACCATCTTCTCCTTCGGCACCAACAAGCGGATTTTCAACTCGATCCTGCTGGTGAGCCGCCTCGAGAAGTGGCAGCAGGTGCTGAAAACCCTCTCCGACACCTCGCGATACACTCTGGAGGAGGACGACCGGAGCGAGTACCTGGACCTGGCAGGGGAGGCGGTGTTCGACTTCCTGAACCGTCTGGAGGAGTCCCGCTACTTCCAGGCCGACCCCACGGGAGAGCGGGCCCTGGCCACCGCCGAGGCGGTCAGGAAAAACCTCCGGCTCCTCTACAACACCGGCAAGATCGCCAAAGATGATGCCGTCGCCCAGGTGGACACCATGAAATACCGGCTCCGGGAGGCCATCTGGGAGCCGGAAAAGCTCCTCCAGATCATGTCCAGGGGCTAG
- a CDS encoding uracil-DNA glycosylase — translation MGNEGGSGAVASLRRYLEELKETGVVELPRAAVTGGEKTAPPLEASPVAESALPLPVAEPHAQAAAGETLDDIRSELGECVRCQLGSQRTNLVFGVGNPRARLVFIGEAPGREEDLKGEPFVGEAGQLLTKIIQAMGFARDEVYICNVLKCRPPGNRNPHHEEIEQCAPFMLRQVRAIAPEAVVALGTFAAQTLLATKEPISRLRGRFHDYHGIPLMPTFHPAFLVRNPERKREVWADMKQVMALMGKDVPGKKG, via the coding sequence ATGGGCAATGAGGGGGGGAGTGGGGCAGTTGCTTCGCTCCGGCGTTATCTGGAGGAGCTGAAAGAGACAGGCGTGGTCGAGCTTCCCCGAGCCGCTGTGACGGGGGGAGAAAAGACGGCCCCGCCGCTTGAGGCCAGTCCCGTTGCGGAATCCGCTTTGCCGTTGCCCGTTGCCGAGCCGCATGCTCAGGCGGCTGCCGGCGAAACTCTGGATGATATCCGCAGTGAACTTGGGGAATGCGTCCGCTGCCAGTTGGGGAGCCAGCGCACCAACCTTGTTTTCGGAGTCGGCAATCCCCGCGCCCGGCTTGTTTTCATCGGCGAAGCGCCGGGGCGGGAAGAGGATCTCAAGGGGGAGCCCTTCGTGGGGGAGGCGGGGCAACTTTTGACGAAGATTATCCAGGCAATGGGGTTCGCGCGGGATGAGGTCTACATCTGCAACGTCCTCAAGTGTCGCCCCCCCGGCAACCGCAATCCCCATCATGAAGAGATCGAGCAGTGTGCGCCATTCATGCTGCGGCAGGTGAGGGCCATCGCCCCGGAAGCCGTGGTGGCGCTGGGCACGTTCGCGGCCCAGACGCTTCTTGCCACCAAGGAGCCGATATCACGGCTCCGGGGGCGATTCCACGACTACCACGGCATACCCCTCATGCCCACGTTCCATCCGGCGTTTCTGGTGCGCAACCCTGAGCGCAAGCGGGAGGTTTGGGCGGACATGAAGCAGGTTATGGCGCTCATGGGGAAAGATGTGCCGGGTAAGAAGGGGTAA
- a CDS encoding PaaI family thioesterase produces MYEHLYDEPMGEDVPLPFELPEWIARAPFEEYLGMTIEEAEGGKARLTMPFQVKHAQGKGLMHGGAVTALADTAVAMAIKSMLPEGSHFVTTELNLKFHAPIHGGTVTAMAETVRENERTIRGVAEIFDDKGVKTATFTSVFRIKRQ; encoded by the coding sequence ATGTACGAGCATCTTTATGACGAACCCATGGGAGAAGATGTGCCGCTTCCCTTCGAGCTTCCCGAGTGGATAGCCCGCGCCCCCTTCGAGGAGTACCTGGGGATGACCATCGAGGAGGCCGAAGGGGGAAAAGCGCGCCTCACCATGCCGTTCCAGGTGAAGCACGCCCAGGGGAAGGGACTCATGCACGGCGGCGCCGTCACCGCCCTGGCCGACACGGCGGTGGCCATGGCCATCAAGAGCATGCTCCCGGAAGGGAGCCACTTTGTGACCACCGAGCTTAACCTGAAATTTCATGCCCCGATTCACGGCGGAACGGTTACGGCCATGGCCGAGACAGTCAGGGAAAACGAGCGGACTATCAGGGGAGTTGCTGAGATATTTGACGATAAAGGGGTTAAAACCGCCACGTTTACCTCTGTTTTCAGGATCAAGCGGCAGTGA
- a CDS encoding ATP-binding protein: protein MRFYNREKELARLKEIAYLSEESAHLAVITGRRRVGKTELVRKFAEGRDDFLYFFVSKKKPRVLLDEFRDLLAVRVPLLASASFGSFDDFFRALFEITREQPLFIVFDEFQNFQQVDPAVFSTLQDLWDRSKDTSKGTIVCIGSVQTLMREIFEGAKEPLFGRITARLYVEPLIPDVVAEILADHQVDAVKHLPFFFTLFGGIPKYYFLLDRYRLFGATQAEIIRKFFCETDAILQNEGKDLLIEEFGKNYHLYFSILQVIAGGETQMARIADKSGINVNSISKYLDELVSCYQVIERRLPVTATRQEQKTGRYYLKDPLLRFWFRYLYRNQSLIEIGDEKGLLGKIQADISTFMGWSFEELIRAMLLKRNDGTVVPFTFTRIGGFWTKRGDVEIDIVALNEEDGAIFFGECKLSGKKFSVADARRLKEKARAVPWRSGDRREHFTLFCMDDLDTGAEQALAAEEVSVVRLHQLLPAS from the coding sequence ATGCGTTTCTATAACCGGGAAAAAGAACTTGCCCGCCTGAAGGAAATTGCCTATCTCTCGGAAGAGTCGGCACACCTGGCGGTCATAACCGGCAGACGCCGGGTCGGCAAAACCGAGTTGGTCCGGAAGTTCGCCGAAGGTCGGGATGACTTTCTCTATTTCTTCGTGTCGAAGAAAAAACCCCGCGTGCTGCTTGATGAATTCCGGGATCTTCTGGCCGTGCGGGTGCCGCTGCTGGCCTCGGCATCCTTCGGGAGCTTTGACGACTTCTTCCGCGCCCTTTTCGAGATCACCAGAGAGCAACCCCTCTTCATTGTCTTCGACGAGTTCCAGAACTTCCAGCAGGTGGACCCAGCCGTGTTCTCGACGCTCCAGGATCTGTGGGACCGGAGCAAGGACACCTCCAAGGGGACCATCGTCTGCATCGGGTCGGTGCAGACCCTCATGCGCGAGATCTTCGAGGGAGCCAAGGAACCGCTCTTCGGCCGGATAACCGCCAGGCTTTACGTGGAACCACTGATCCCCGACGTGGTTGCCGAAATCCTGGCCGATCACCAGGTCGATGCGGTGAAGCACCTCCCCTTCTTCTTCACCCTCTTCGGCGGCATCCCCAAATACTATTTCTTGCTTGACCGTTACCGGCTCTTCGGCGCCACTCAAGCGGAGATCATTCGGAAATTTTTCTGCGAAACCGACGCCATCTTGCAGAACGAGGGAAAAGACCTCCTGATCGAGGAGTTCGGCAAGAACTACCACCTCTACTTCTCCATCCTCCAAGTTATCGCCGGCGGCGAGACCCAGATGGCCCGCATCGCCGACAAGTCGGGAATCAACGTCAACAGCATAAGCAAATACCTCGACGAACTGGTTTCCTGCTACCAGGTCATCGAGCGGCGGCTGCCGGTGACGGCGACCCGGCAGGAGCAGAAGACCGGCCGCTACTACCTGAAGGATCCTCTGCTCCGTTTCTGGTTCCGGTACCTCTACCGCAACCAGAGCCTGATCGAAATCGGCGATGAAAAGGGGCTCCTGGGCAAGATCCAGGCAGATATCTCGACGTTCATGGGGTGGTCGTTCGAGGAGTTGATCCGCGCCATGCTCCTGAAGCGCAATGACGGCACGGTCGTGCCGTTCACCTTCACCCGCATCGGCGGTTTCTGGACCAAGCGGGGGGATGTGGAGATTGACATTGTGGCGCTCAATGAGGAGGATGGGGCGATCTTTTTCGGCGAGTGCAAGCTGAGTGGTAAAAAGTTCAGCGTGGCCGATGCCCGGCGGCTGAAGGAAAAGGCGCGGGCCGTACCGTGGCGCAGCGGCGACCGGCGCGAGCATTTTACCCTCTTCTGCATGGACGACCTGGACACCGGCGCGGAACAGGCCCTCGCCGCCGAAGAGGTCAGCGTGGTAAGGCTTCATCAGTTGCTGCCGGCGTCATGA